A single Oncorhynchus mykiss isolate Arlee chromosome 24, USDA_OmykA_1.1, whole genome shotgun sequence DNA region contains:
- the LOC110503731 gene encoding frizzled-9-like: MEGSPLKILISLWCQLVVAGYSVELGTYDLERGRPAKCEPIVIPMCQGIGYNMTRMPNFMDHDNQKEAAIKLNEFAPLVEYGCDVHLRFFLCSLYTPMCTDKVSTSIPACRPMCEQARQKCSPIMEKFHYAWPDSLDCSKLPTRNDPNALCMEAPENDTKTEIKKGEGMLPVPPRPRQPGSGNGRSTGSLGSCENPEKFQYVEKSQSCAPRCSSAVDVFWSRRDKDFAFIWMTVWSTLCFVSTSFTVLTFLLDPHRFQYPERPIIFLSMCYNIYSVAFIIRSVAGAENIACDRENGELYIIQEGLESTGCTIVFLILYYFGMASSIWWVILTLTWFLAAGKKWGHEAIESHSNYFHMAAWGIPALKTIIILTMRKVAGDELTGLCYVGSMDSGALTGFVLIPLSCYLVIGTSFVLTGFVALFHIRKVMKTEGTNTEKLEKLMVKIGIYSILYTVPATCVIICYFYERLNMDYWKFRGLEGKCVSFPGRRNEDCSLDASVPTVAVFMLKIFMSLVVGITSGVWVWSSKTLQTWQGLCSRKLASDRTSRKPCGSVSCSTHCHYKAPAVVLHMGKTDPYSESPTHV, encoded by the coding sequence ATGGAGGGGTCTCCTTTGAAGATTCTGATTTCTCTCTGGTGTCAGTTGGTGGTTGCTGGCTACAGTGTGGAGCTAGGAACCTACGACCTGGAACGAGGCAGACCAGCCAAATGCGAACCCATAGTAATCCCCATGTGCCAGGGCATTGGCTACAACATGACCAGAATGCCCAATTTTATGGACCATGACAACCAAAAGGAGGCTGCCATCAAGCTGAATGAGTTTGCACCTCTAGTGGAGTATGGCTGTGATGTGCACCTTCGTttcttcctctgctctctctacaCCCCCATGTGCACTGATAAAGTGTCTACCTCCATCCCAGCCTGCAGGCCCATGTGTGAGCAGGCCAGGCAGAAGTGCTCACCCATTATGGAGAAGTTCCACTACGCATGGCCTGACTCGCTGGATTGCTCCAAGCTCCCGACCAGGAATGACCCCAACGCGCTGTGCATGGAGGCTCCAGAGAACGACACCAAGACAGAGATCAAGAAGGGAGAGGGCATGCTTCCTGTTCCCCCTCGGCCAAGGCAACCGGGTAGCGGTAACGGGCGCTCCACTGGCAGTCTGGGGTCCTGCGAGAACCCAGAGAAGTTCCAGTACGTGGAGAAGAGCCAGTCGTGTGCTCCCCGCTGCTCCTCGGCAGTGGACGTGTTCTGGTCCAGAAGGGACAAGGACTTTGCCTTCATCTGGATGACGGTGTGGTCAACGCTCTGTTTCGTCTCCACGTCCTTCACCGTTCTCACCTTCCTCCTGGACCCCCACCGCTTCCAATACCCTGAACGGCCCATCATCTTCCTCTCCATGTGCTACAACATCTACTCTGTGGCCTTCATCATCCGCTCGGTGGCCGGGGCCGAGAACATCGCCTGCGACCGGGAGAATGGCGAGCTCTACATCATCCAGGAGGGGCTGGAGTCCACAGGCTGCACCATCGTCTTCCTCATCCTCTACTACTTCGGTATGGCCTCGTCCATCTGGTGGGTCATACTTACCCTCACCTGGTTCCTGGCCGCTGGTAAGAAGTGGGGCCACGAGGCCATTGAGTCCCACAGCAACTACTTCCACATGGCCGCGTGGGGCATCCCGGCTCTGAAgaccatcatcatcctcaccatGAGGAAGGTAGCAGGGGATGAGCTGACGGGTCTGTGCTACGTGGGCAGCATGGACTCTGGAGCGCTCACCGGCTTTGTGCTCATCCCTCTGTCCTGCTACCTGGTCATTGGCACGTCCTTCGTCCTCACCGGCTTTGTGGCGCTCTTCCACATCCGCAAGGTGATGAAAACCGAAGGCACCAACACGGAGAAGCTGGAGAAGCTGATGGTGAAGATCGGCATCTACTCCATCCTGTACACGGTGCCCGCCACCTGCGTCATCATCTGCTACTTCTACGAGAGGCTCAACATGGACTACTGGAAGTTCAGGGGGCTAGAGGGCAAGTGCGTGTCGTTCCCCGGGCGCCGGAACGAGGACTGCTCCCTGGATGCGTCGGTGCCCACTGTGGCGGTGTTCATGCTGAAGATCTTCATGTCTTTGGTGGTGGGCATCACcagtggtgtgtgggtgtggagcTCCAAGACTCTGCAGACCTGGCAGGGCCTGTGCAGCAGGAAGCTGGCATCAGACAGGACTAGCAGGAAGCCCTGTGGCAGCGTGAGCTGCAGCACACACTGTCATTACAAAGCCCCTGCCGTGGTGCTCCACATGGGCAAGACAGACCCTTACTCAGAAAGCCCCACACATGTCTGA